From Streptomyces sp. NBC_00370, a single genomic window includes:
- a CDS encoding ABC transporter permease: MNTLIKLEITRTLRNKKFMFFSVIYPAVLFLVIAGPQDNAKKVAGSDLSLSSFYMVALASFGALTAVLMGNSEKIAKEREKGWVRQLRLTSLPGRGYVLAKIAGAAVVSLPSIIVVFVIAASVKGVTLDTWQWLALTGVIWAGSLCFAALGVAIGYVASGDAVRPITMIIYFGLSILGGLWLPVSSYPQWLQNIAEWLPTHAYAALGQAIELGGAPHLKDVAIMVGYFVVFAGGAAWLYRKDTLKA; the protein is encoded by the coding sequence GTGAACACCCTGATCAAGCTCGAAATCACCCGCACCCTGCGGAACAAGAAGTTCATGTTCTTCTCGGTGATCTACCCCGCCGTGCTCTTCCTGGTCATCGCCGGGCCGCAGGACAACGCGAAGAAGGTGGCCGGCAGCGACCTGTCGCTCAGTTCGTTCTACATGGTCGCGCTGGCGTCCTTCGGGGCGCTCACCGCCGTACTGATGGGCAACAGCGAGAAGATCGCCAAGGAGCGCGAGAAGGGCTGGGTGCGCCAGCTGCGGCTCACCTCGCTGCCCGGACGCGGCTACGTCCTCGCGAAGATCGCCGGCGCCGCCGTGGTCAGCCTGCCGTCCATCATCGTCGTGTTCGTCATCGCCGCTTCGGTCAAGGGCGTCACGCTGGACACCTGGCAGTGGCTGGCGCTCACCGGCGTCATCTGGGCCGGCAGCCTGTGCTTCGCCGCGCTCGGGGTGGCCATCGGCTACGTCGCCTCCGGTGACGCCGTCCGGCCCATCACGATGATCATCTACTTCGGCCTGTCCATCCTCGGCGGCCTGTGGCTGCCCGTCTCCAGCTATCCGCAGTGGCTGCAGAACATCGCCGAATGGCTGCCCACGCATGCCTACGCGGCCCTCGGACAGGCCATCGAGCTGGGCGGCGCGCCGCATCTCAAGGACGTCGCGATCATGGTCGGATACTTCGTGGTCTTCGCGGGCGGCGCCGCCTGGCTGTACCGCAAGGACACACTGAAGGCATGA
- a CDS encoding sensor histidine kinase translates to MSEVTFSGVGIGQSPDGRRHSFVKLMWFGIWLAFMGAPVSDLFDHDGSPWSVVLGVVGLVAFVGVYLMVIFRHTGRPLRPRTVYSALLFMLALAVLLSLTLDSAWLVLFVYVSVSCGAALPIRVSRFAIPAVTGVMAAVGLRSADNHDLLSALVVPALLGGFAMAGVGQLVRTTIELREARATVAELAANEERLRLARDLHDLLGHSLSLITLKSELAGRMLPAHPDRAAEQVADIEQVSRQALTDVREAVSGYRRPTLPGELAGARTALAVAGVTADVPQDVPKELGATLCAESETVLAWSLREAVTNVVRHSGARRCVVALTPRQTLEGPVVELTVEDDGRGASGADRGNGLTGLAERLAQVGGTLEAGSTKGGFLLTVRAPLAVPLNSPA, encoded by the coding sequence ATGAGCGAAGTGACCTTCTCCGGCGTCGGCATCGGCCAGTCACCCGACGGCCGCAGGCACTCCTTCGTGAAGCTGATGTGGTTCGGCATCTGGCTGGCCTTCATGGGCGCGCCGGTGAGCGACCTCTTCGACCACGACGGGTCGCCGTGGAGTGTCGTGCTCGGCGTGGTCGGCCTGGTCGCCTTCGTGGGCGTCTACCTGATGGTGATCTTCCGGCACACCGGACGGCCGCTCCGGCCACGCACCGTCTACAGCGCGCTGCTGTTCATGCTCGCCCTGGCGGTGCTGCTCTCCCTCACGCTGGACAGCGCGTGGCTGGTGCTCTTCGTCTACGTGTCGGTGTCGTGCGGCGCCGCGCTGCCGATCCGGGTCTCCCGGTTCGCGATCCCGGCCGTCACCGGGGTGATGGCGGCGGTCGGCCTGCGGTCGGCGGACAACCACGACCTGCTCAGCGCGCTGGTGGTGCCCGCGCTGCTCGGCGGCTTCGCCATGGCGGGGGTGGGCCAGCTGGTGCGTACGACGATCGAGCTGCGCGAGGCGCGGGCCACCGTCGCCGAACTGGCCGCCAACGAGGAGCGGCTGCGGCTCGCCCGCGACCTGCACGACCTGCTCGGCCACTCGCTGTCGCTGATCACGCTCAAGAGCGAGCTGGCGGGCCGGATGCTGCCCGCCCACCCCGACCGGGCGGCCGAGCAGGTCGCCGACATCGAGCAGGTCAGCAGGCAGGCCCTCACGGACGTACGGGAAGCCGTGAGCGGCTACCGGCGGCCCACCCTGCCGGGCGAGCTGGCGGGGGCCCGTACGGCGCTGGCCGTGGCCGGTGTCACCGCCGACGTACCGCAGGACGTCCCGAAGGAGCTGGGTGCCACGCTGTGCGCCGAGTCGGAGACGGTGCTCGCCTGGTCGCTGCGGGAGGCCGTCACCAACGTCGTACGGCACAGCGGCGCCCGCCGCTGCGTCGTCGCGCTCACCCCCCGGCAGACCCTGGAAGGACCTGTGGTGGAGCTGACCGTCGAGGACGACGGACGCGGCGCGAGCGGCGCGGACCGGGGCAACGGGCTGACCGGGCTCGCCGAACGGCTCGCCCAGGTCGGCGGCACGCTGGAGGCGGGCTCCACCAAGGGCGGCTTCCTGCTCACCGTCCGCGCGCCTCTGGCCGTCCCCCTAAACTCCCCGGCATGA
- a CDS encoding response regulator transcription factor — translation MSSVTGTTRMIRVLLAEDQSMVREALAALLGLEPDIEVVAQVARGDEVLAAARAAEVDVALLDIEMPGMTGIEAAGELRDALPRVKVIVLTTFGRPGYLRRAMESGADAFLVKDAPAAQLAEAVRKVLAGERVIDPTLAAAALADGANPLTDREREVLRAAAGGSTNAELAALLHLSQGTVRNYLSTAIQKLAARNRTEAVGIAREKGWL, via the coding sequence ATGAGCAGCGTGACCGGCACGACCCGCATGATCAGGGTTCTGCTCGCCGAGGACCAGTCCATGGTGCGCGAGGCCCTGGCGGCGCTGCTCGGCCTCGAACCGGACATCGAAGTGGTCGCCCAGGTCGCCAGGGGCGACGAGGTGCTGGCCGCCGCCCGGGCCGCCGAGGTGGATGTGGCGCTCCTCGACATCGAGATGCCGGGCATGACCGGGATCGAGGCGGCGGGCGAGCTGCGCGACGCGCTGCCCCGGGTCAAGGTGATCGTGCTGACCACCTTCGGCCGCCCCGGCTATCTGCGCCGGGCCATGGAGTCGGGCGCCGACGCCTTCCTGGTCAAGGACGCCCCGGCGGCCCAACTCGCCGAAGCCGTACGCAAGGTGTTGGCAGGGGAGCGGGTCATCGATCCGACGCTCGCCGCCGCCGCGCTGGCCGACGGCGCGAATCCGCTGACCGACCGGGAGCGCGAGGTGCTGCGGGCGGCGGCCGGCGGCTCCACCAACGCCGAACTGGCCGCGCTGCTGCACCTGTCCCAGGGCACCGTCCGCAACTACCTCTCCACGGCGATCCAGAAACTGGCAGCCCGCAACCGCACCGAGGCGGTCGGTATCGCACGCGAGAAGGGCTGGCTCTGA
- a CDS encoding transglutaminase-like domain-containing protein, whose product MRPEQPDEPEPDESEPDEPEQQPGPAGRRRRFADEARAERPDLAALCLLIGAEAGQGQDDAAVEARTDAAEMELDRLAGLLPFGLTGPRAWAAALAELLGARLGFHGSGADYQLLESSLLPEVLRRRRGLPILLSVVWIEVARRAGAPVYGLALPGHFVVGFGDPAERVLADPFAGGQLLTGDDATRLVTAATGAPPPPGPPVPADPLDIVQRILNNIRAWAAARPERTDVALWAVELSLLLPAHPARLRYDRARLLIERGDYLTGAAALEEYAEVVSAVEPSTAEALRRRARAARAMLN is encoded by the coding sequence ATGAGGCCGGAACAGCCGGACGAACCAGAACCGGACGAATCAGAACCGGACGAGCCGGAACAGCAGCCGGGCCCCGCGGGCCGACGGCGGCGGTTCGCCGACGAGGCGCGCGCCGAGCGCCCCGATCTGGCGGCGCTGTGCCTGCTGATCGGCGCCGAGGCCGGCCAGGGGCAGGACGACGCAGCTGTGGAGGCCCGGACGGACGCCGCGGAGATGGAGCTGGACCGGCTGGCGGGCCTGCTGCCCTTCGGCCTCACCGGACCGCGCGCCTGGGCGGCGGCGCTCGCCGAACTGCTGGGCGCGCGGCTGGGCTTCCACGGCTCGGGCGCCGACTACCAGCTGCTGGAGTCCTCGCTCCTGCCCGAGGTGCTACGACGGCGGCGCGGGCTGCCGATCCTGCTCTCGGTCGTCTGGATCGAGGTGGCACGACGGGCGGGCGCCCCGGTGTACGGCCTGGCGCTGCCCGGCCATTTCGTCGTCGGTTTCGGCGACCCGGCCGAGCGGGTGCTGGCCGACCCGTTCGCCGGCGGTCAGTTGCTGACGGGCGACGACGCGACGCGGCTCGTCACCGCCGCGACGGGCGCTCCCCCGCCGCCTGGCCCGCCGGTCCCCGCCGATCCGCTCGACATCGTCCAACGGATCCTCAACAACATCCGGGCCTGGGCGGCGGCCCGGCCGGAGCGTACGGACGTGGCGCTGTGGGCGGTCGAGCTGTCCCTGCTGCTGCCCGCGCATCCGGCGCGGCTGCGCTACGACCGGGCGCGGCTGCTCATCGAGCGGGGCGACTATCTGACGGGCGCCGCCGCCCTGGAGGAGTACGCCGAGGTGGTGTCGGCGGTGGAGCCGTCCACGGCGGAGGCGCTGCGCCGCAGGGCGCGCGCCGCGCGGGCGATGCTCAACTGA
- a CDS encoding GNAT family N-acetyltransferase, with amino-acid sequence MEFSAGGRLEVRVTPTDVGKRVSVRQLTGAGPGAGQFTDTVGVLTSWDDGVVLVTRRTGERVSIPESALVAAKVVPAAPARRRGPAASFDELAHVCARAWQPAETERLGDWRLGASGGFTRRANSVVPLGGPGLPLDEALERVRAWYGARGLPPYIQVSSGAEGTQELLGAELARRGWVAEVSVEVRIGALAPLAEAAPDADAEQVALRPVCDESWLRGYHRFSAPGPEVLHVLNTAPSVRFATVPGATETPAAIGRCVVDGRWAGFMAVEVDPAHRRQGLATAVMTALARDALAQGASAAWLQVETENEAARAMYDRLGFVTHHRYQHFRFS; translated from the coding sequence GTGGAATTCAGCGCCGGAGGCCGGCTCGAAGTCCGGGTGACCCCCACCGACGTGGGCAAACGCGTATCAGTCAGACAGCTGACCGGCGCGGGCCCCGGCGCGGGTCAGTTCACCGACACGGTGGGTGTTCTCACATCGTGGGACGACGGTGTGGTCCTCGTCACACGCCGCACCGGCGAGCGTGTCAGCATCCCCGAGTCGGCGCTCGTGGCCGCCAAGGTCGTACCGGCGGCGCCCGCCAGACGGCGGGGTCCCGCCGCGTCCTTCGATGAGCTGGCCCACGTCTGTGCGCGCGCCTGGCAGCCGGCCGAGACCGAGCGGCTCGGCGACTGGCGGCTCGGCGCTTCCGGCGGTTTCACCCGGCGCGCCAACTCCGTGGTGCCGCTGGGCGGCCCGGGGCTGCCGCTGGACGAGGCGCTGGAGCGGGTGCGCGCCTGGTACGGGGCGCGCGGGCTGCCCCCGTACATCCAGGTGTCGAGCGGCGCCGAGGGCACCCAGGAGCTGCTGGGCGCCGAGCTGGCGCGGCGCGGCTGGGTGGCCGAGGTGTCGGTCGAGGTACGGATCGGGGCGCTGGCGCCGCTGGCCGAGGCGGCGCCCGACGCGGACGCCGAGCAGGTCGCGCTGCGCCCGGTCTGCGACGAGAGCTGGCTGCGCGGCTACCACCGGTTCAGCGCGCCGGGCCCCGAGGTGCTGCACGTGCTGAACACGGCTCCCTCCGTCCGGTTCGCGACCGTGCCCGGCGCTACGGAGACGCCGGCCGCGATCGGCCGGTGTGTCGTCGACGGGCGCTGGGCGGGTTTCATGGCGGTGGAGGTGGACCCCGCCCACCGGCGCCAGGGGCTTGCCACCGCCGTGATGACGGCCCTCGCCCGTGACGCGCTGGCGCAGGGCGCTTCGGCGGCCTGGCTCCAGGTGGAGACGGAGAACGAGGCGGCGCGTGCGATGTACGACCGCCTGGGCTTCGTCACCCATCACCGGTATCAGCACTTCCGCTTCTCCTGA
- the fdxA gene encoding ferredoxin, translated as MTYVIAQPCVDVKDKACIEECPVDCIYEGSRSLYIHPDECVDCGACEPVCPVEAIFYEDDTPDEWKDYYKANVEFFDELGSPGGASKLGLIERDHPFIAALPPQNG; from the coding sequence GTGACCTACGTCATCGCGCAGCCTTGTGTCGACGTCAAGGACAAGGCGTGCATCGAGGAGTGTCCGGTCGACTGCATCTACGAGGGCTCCCGGTCCTTGTACATCCACCCGGACGAATGCGTCGACTGCGGGGCTTGTGAGCCGGTCTGCCCGGTCGAGGCGATCTTCTACGAGGACGACACCCCGGACGAGTGGAAGGACTACTACAAGGCGAATGTGGAGTTCTTCGACGAACTCGGTTCGCCCGGCGGTGCCTCGAAGCTCGGTCTCATCGAGCGCGACCACCCCTTCATCGCCGCGCTGCCGCCCCAGAACGGCTGA
- the dapC gene encoding succinyldiaminopimelate transaminase yields the protein MSAVSARLPVFPWDKLEPYKATAEAHPDGIVDLSVGTPVDPVPELIQRALAGAADSPGYPTVWGTKALRDALTGWAVRRLGARGVTHSNVLPVVGSKELVAWLPTQLGLGAGDRVAYPRLAYPTYEVGARLCGAEPVPYDDPTELDPAGLKVLWLNSPSNPTGAVLAKDELTRIVGWARAHDVLVVSDECYLELGWEAEPVSVLDPDVSGGTYEGLVAVHSLSKRSNLAGYRAAFLVGDAAVLGELLQIRKHGGMMTPAPVQAATVAALGDDEHVARQRERYTARRIALRAALESHGFRIEHSEAGLYLWSTRDEPCWDTVAHLAELGILVAPGDFYGPAGERHVRVALTATDERIEAAVKRLG from the coding sequence GTGTCCGCAGTCTCTGCCCGCCTGCCCGTCTTCCCCTGGGACAAGCTGGAGCCCTACAAGGCGACTGCCGAGGCCCATCCGGACGGGATCGTGGACCTGTCCGTCGGGACCCCGGTCGACCCCGTCCCCGAACTGATCCAGCGGGCACTGGCCGGCGCCGCCGACTCGCCCGGCTATCCCACGGTCTGGGGCACGAAGGCGCTGCGGGACGCGCTGACCGGCTGGGCCGTGCGGCGGCTCGGCGCGCGCGGGGTGACCCATTCGAACGTGCTGCCGGTGGTCGGCTCCAAGGAACTGGTGGCCTGGCTGCCGACGCAGCTCGGCCTCGGCGCGGGCGACCGGGTCGCGTACCCGCGGCTCGCCTACCCGACGTACGAGGTGGGGGCGCGGCTCTGCGGCGCCGAACCCGTCCCGTACGACGACCCGACCGAGCTGGACCCGGCGGGACTGAAGGTCCTCTGGCTCAACTCGCCGTCGAACCCGACGGGGGCGGTGCTGGCCAAGGACGAACTGACCAGGATCGTCGGCTGGGCGCGCGCGCACGACGTGCTGGTCGTCAGCGACGAGTGCTACCTGGAACTCGGCTGGGAGGCCGAGCCCGTCTCGGTGCTCGACCCGGACGTCAGCGGCGGCACGTACGAGGGCCTGGTGGCCGTCCACTCGCTCTCCAAGCGCTCCAACCTGGCCGGATACCGGGCCGCCTTCCTGGTGGGCGACGCGGCCGTGCTCGGCGAACTGCTCCAGATCCGCAAGCACGGCGGGATGATGACGCCGGCGCCGGTGCAGGCGGCGACGGTCGCCGCGCTCGGCGACGACGAACACGTCGCCCGGCAGCGGGAGCGGTACACCGCCCGGCGTATCGCGCTGCGCGCGGCGCTGGAGTCGCACGGCTTCCGCATCGAGCACAGCGAGGCGGGCCTGTACCTCTGGTCGACGCGCGACGAGCCGTGCTGGGACACCGTGGCGCACCTCGCCGAGCTGGGCATCCTGGTCGCCCCCGGTGACTTCTACGGGCCTGCGGGCGAGCGCCATGTGCGGGTCGCGCTGACGGCGACGGACGAGCGGATCGAGGCCGCGGTCAAGCGACTCGGCTGA
- a CDS encoding ATP-binding protein: protein MSLPLTRRIARAALLIAAGAAPVVGAAGSAGAATLPQATDLSAVTALDGASVGNSIDSGAQSATDVAGKAGGAAVESAVPAAGKTVGSAAKTATPAAQKVAGDTAGSTGEVLGQTTSTAAQGAAPAGGLGGGLPALPIG from the coding sequence ATGTCCCTCCCCCTGACCCGTCGGATCGCCCGTGCCGCACTGCTCATCGCGGCTGGCGCAGCTCCCGTGGTCGGTGCGGCCGGCTCCGCCGGTGCCGCGACGCTGCCGCAGGCCACCGACCTGAGCGCGGTGACCGCGCTGGACGGTGCCTCGGTCGGCAACAGCATCGACAGCGGCGCGCAGAGCGCGACCGACGTGGCGGGCAAGGCCGGCGGCGCCGCTGTCGAGTCCGCCGTCCCGGCTGCGGGCAAGACCGTCGGGAGCGCGGCGAAGACGGCGACCCCCGCCGCGCAGAAGGTGGCGGGCGACACCGCGGGCAGCACCGGTGAGGTGCTGGGCCAGACCACGTCGACCGCGGCGCAGGGCGCGGCTCCGGCCGGCGGGCTCGGCGGCGGCCTGCCGGCTCTGCCGATCGGCTGA